A stretch of Nitrospirota bacterium DNA encodes these proteins:
- a CDS encoding hydrogenase 4 subunit F — protein MIAILIIPILTAVICYNVRNPRVVGYVSLAGTVALAGYAYPIIVASLTASVSDMSGAFSMDALSGYIMSLVIFLSLASAIYSISYLEHEYETGLMNLRGVRTYYGLFHLFVFTMLLVCMANNLAVMWIGIEATTIVSALLIGLGFHKRPLAIEAAWKYIILCTVGITFALLGTFITYYASTSVMGTEGALNWTVLRGVARKLNPETMKLAFIFVLVGYGTKAGLAPVHNWLPDAHSQAPSPISALLSGILLNTAFYGIMRFVMIVEPSTGSAFTGNLLIIFGLISLGISAIFILVQDNYKRLLAYSSIEHMGIISLGIGIGGPIGIYGALLHILNHALAKPLMFFASGKIQSRFGSTNIANVSGVLTSMPLLGTLTFIGALSLSGTPPFNIFVSEFTVLKAGVDRGLWFVVALFLFFVVIVFYGVLSGFGKMLFGKPGEPGSADPGHHHAAGSKLGNMLGTSVMIVMAIAIVVMGVKVPGFIDETIRTCVQILGVN, from the coding sequence ATGATTGCCATACTAATAATACCGATCCTTACCGCAGTCATCTGCTATAACGTGCGGAATCCGCGCGTCGTAGGCTACGTGAGCCTTGCCGGGACGGTTGCGCTCGCAGGGTACGCGTATCCGATAATTGTTGCTTCGCTCACCGCGTCGGTTTCCGATATGAGCGGCGCGTTCTCCATGGACGCCCTTTCGGGGTATATCATGTCGCTCGTGATATTCCTGAGCCTTGCCTCGGCCATCTACTCCATCAGCTATCTTGAGCACGAGTACGAAACGGGACTGATGAACCTCCGCGGCGTGAGGACCTACTACGGACTGTTCCATCTCTTTGTCTTCACGATGCTGCTGGTCTGCATGGCGAACAACCTTGCCGTCATGTGGATCGGGATCGAGGCAACGACCATCGTGTCCGCGCTCCTCATCGGTCTCGGTTTCCACAAACGGCCGCTGGCAATCGAGGCCGCGTGGAAGTACATCATCCTGTGCACGGTCGGCATCACCTTTGCCCTGCTCGGCACATTCATTACCTACTACGCGTCCACGTCGGTCATGGGGACCGAAGGCGCGCTCAACTGGACCGTGCTCCGCGGCGTTGCCCGTAAGCTCAATCCCGAGACCATGAAGCTCGCCTTCATCTTCGTGCTGGTCGGTTACGGCACCAAGGCCGGTCTGGCGCCGGTGCACAACTGGCTGCCCGATGCCCATAGCCAGGCGCCGAGCCCTATCAGCGCCCTGCTATCGGGGATACTGCTCAACACCGCGTTCTACGGGATCATGCGCTTTGTCATGATCGTCGAACCGTCGACGGGCAGCGCCTTTACCGGCAACCTGCTGATCATCTTCGGCCTTATCTCCCTCGGCATCTCGGCGATCTTCATCCTGGTACAGGACAATTACAAACGGCTCCTTGCCTACAGCAGTATCGAGCACATGGGCATCATTTCGCTCGGTATCGGCATCGGCGGGCCGATCGGCATCTACGGCGCGCTCCTGCACATCCTTAACCATGCGCTTGCGAAGCCGCTCATGTTCTTCGCTTCGGGAAAGATCCAGTCACGTTTCGGGTCCACCAACATCGCCAACGTGAGCGGAGTGCTCACGTCCATGCCGCTCCTGGGTACGCTGACCTTCATCGGTGCGTTGTCGCTCTCCGGTACGCCGCCGTTCAATATCTTTGTGAGCGAGTTCACGGTCTTGAAGGCCGGCGTGGACAGGGGTCTGTGGTTCGTGGTGGCCCTTTTCCTGTTCTTCGTGGTCATTGTGTTCTACGGAGTGCTTTCCGGCTTCGGAAAGATGCTGTTCGGGAAACCCGGGGAACCCGGTTCTGCTGATCCCGGCCATCACCACGCTGCAGGATCTAAACTCGGGAATATGCTCGGCACGAGCGTTATGATCGTGATGGCAATTGCGATCGTGGTGATGGGTGTCAAGGTCCCCGGGTTCATCGACGAGACCATCAGGACCTGCGTTCAGATCCTTGGAGTGAATTGA
- a CDS encoding hydrogenase, with product MKSWLEAFSIIDYISVGILLTAVTLNAFKSIESYVKAYTINSWLLSGLIAVVAVLAGETHLYIASFLTLATKGIIIPLFLRRIVRQMRVTHEVQPYISNTLSLAISGVLVAVVYASLKDGIFVTGFSRNVLQISIAVILISLFIMITRKKALTQVLGLLFMENGLFLAGFSLTFGMPTMIELGVLFDMLMGVIIMGIFAIQIKRAFASADLDKLTVLKG from the coding sequence ATGAAATCCTGGCTTGAAGCTTTTTCCATAATCGATTATATCTCCGTCGGTATTCTCCTGACGGCGGTGACCCTGAACGCCTTCAAGAGCATCGAGTCATACGTGAAGGCGTACACCATCAATTCATGGCTGCTGTCCGGCCTGATCGCCGTGGTGGCGGTCCTCGCAGGCGAGACACACCTGTATATCGCTTCGTTCCTGACCCTTGCAACGAAGGGTATCATTATCCCGCTCTTCCTGCGGAGGATAGTCCGCCAGATGCGGGTGACCCACGAGGTGCAGCCGTATATCAGCAATACCCTTTCACTTGCCATATCGGGCGTTCTGGTTGCCGTGGTGTATGCTTCGCTGAAAGACGGCATCTTCGTCACCGGTTTTTCGAGGAATGTTCTCCAGATATCCATAGCCGTGATCCTCATCAGTCTGTTCATCATGATCACGAGGAAGAAGGCGCTGACGCAGGTGCTTGGACTGCTGTTCATGGAGAACGGCCTCTTTCTGGCCGGTTTTTCGCTGACCTTCGGCATGCCCACGATGATTGAACTCGGCGTGCTGTTCGACATGCTCATGGGCGTGATCATTATGGGGATCTTCGCCATTCAGATCAAACGGGCCTTTGCTTCCGCGGACCTGGACAAGCTGACGGTGCTGAAAGGATAG
- a CDS encoding NADH-quinone oxidoreductase subunit H, translated as MEYYQFLIIIIFSPLVNGLIKTFKAEMQGRKGPGVLQSYYDLLRLFKKDMVVSTVTSWIFKAAPYIVYASMVAAAMIVPVITTASAFDVMGDIIALIALFALARFFMALAGLDAGTAFGGEGSSREMTVAILVEPMMMLALFTAAIAAGSTNIARIAGAQGIAYSPSHLLALAAFIVAIIAETGRVPVDNPDTHLELTMIHEGMILEYSGKYLALMEWAHSIKQMVLFTLAVDVFIPFGMAHAAGGLGMAAASGMYAIKMLSMCVLMAAVESTRAKVRFFQLPSILGGAFVLAFLSLVTHIMMGK; from the coding sequence ATGGAGTATTATCAGTTTCTCATAATCATCATCTTTTCACCGCTGGTGAACGGGTTGATCAAGACGTTCAAGGCGGAGATGCAGGGCAGGAAGGGGCCCGGCGTGCTCCAGTCCTACTATGATCTCCTGCGTCTTTTCAAAAAAGACATGGTGGTTTCCACGGTCACGTCGTGGATATTCAAGGCCGCACCGTATATCGTGTATGCGTCGATGGTGGCCGCGGCCATGATCGTTCCGGTGATCACCACCGCATCAGCCTTTGACGTGATGGGAGATATCATTGCGCTTATCGCGCTCTTTGCCCTGGCCCGGTTCTTCATGGCCCTTGCCGGTCTTGATGCCGGGACGGCCTTTGGCGGCGAGGGAAGCAGCAGGGAAATGACCGTTGCGATCCTGGTGGAGCCCATGATGATGCTCGCCCTCTTCACTGCCGCCATAGCGGCAGGATCCACGAACATCGCGCGCATTGCCGGGGCGCAGGGCATTGCCTATTCACCATCGCACCTGCTGGCCTTGGCCGCGTTCATCGTGGCGATCATCGCTGAAACGGGCAGAGTGCCGGTTGATAACCCGGACACGCATCTTGAACTTACGATGATTCACGAAGGCATGATCCTCGAATATTCCGGCAAATATCTGGCCCTTATGGAATGGGCGCACTCAATAAAGCAGATGGTCCTGTTCACGCTGGCAGTCGATGTTTTCATCCCCTTCGGGATGGCGCATGCTGCAGGCGGCTTGGGCATGGCTGCCGCTTCCGGCATGTACGCGATCAAAATGCTCTCAATGTGTGTGCTGATGGCCGCCGTGGAGTCCACGCGCGCGAAGGTGAGGTTCTTCCAGCTTCCGTCGATCCTTGGCGGCGCCTTTGTGCTTGCGTTCCTGTCGCTCGTGACGCACATTATGATGGGGAAATAG
- a CDS encoding hydrogenase 4 subunit B, with the protein MIETEHFLLSGILFFAVGAVIALVPAGKTRTTSYLFSLFGALSFLAIGIYLTVAPSVTYQALSVSSVFEFSFRGDALAGFFMITISLVTFAVSIYSIGFTRTFRHAGLMGFFYNTLILSLYAVVLSANIFTFLISWETMAIASYFLVTFERNEKAARAGLFYAVMTHIGTAFIIALFFILYRYTGRMDFEGMKAGLSGIPVSVRSIIFIFSVIGFGTKSGIIPLHTWIPRAYAVVPSNIAAIMSGLMVKMGIYGLIRICMDVMGQGPEWWGIALICVGAVSAILGILYSLIENEVKLFLAYSSVENIGIILLGVGAAMMFKSNGFYALSSLALTAALFHVLNHALFKSVLFLGAGSVITSMGRSNMETMGGLLKRMPYTGFFFLVGSLSICALPPLNGFVSEWLTYQSLLLGFQVPSVTAKIVSPLGGAALALTGALAAAGFVKAFGISFLGMPRSAQAREAKETSITMILGMALLAVPCLLFGIFPATAISLLASAVYGVTGASTLVYQQGVLGIPQTSATLSPVAILITMAVMLLAALLFIRIVGGQRKIVYADSWDCGIRGLTSRMQYTATAFTKPLRIIYKRIYLPSRDLKVSYLIKPFFVKSIRYGGEITPFFDRYVYEPVTRFIQIVAGNVKLLQSGSLQLYLGYILITLIVLLIFGT; encoded by the coding sequence TTGATAGAAACGGAACATTTTCTTCTTTCGGGGATCTTATTTTTTGCAGTGGGTGCGGTCATCGCACTCGTACCAGCCGGAAAAACCAGAACAACCTCCTATCTCTTCTCCCTCTTCGGGGCCTTAAGTTTTCTTGCGATCGGCATATATCTTACCGTTGCGCCTTCAGTAACCTACCAGGCCCTGTCTGTGTCATCGGTGTTCGAGTTTTCCTTCCGCGGCGATGCGCTGGCCGGCTTCTTCATGATCACGATATCGCTGGTCACCTTCGCAGTATCAATATACTCCATCGGATTTACGCGTACCTTCCGGCATGCGGGTCTTATGGGGTTCTTCTATAACACCCTCATCCTGAGTCTCTACGCCGTGGTACTGTCGGCAAATATCTTTACCTTTCTGATCTCCTGGGAAACGATGGCGATCGCATCCTACTTTCTCGTGACCTTCGAACGGAACGAGAAGGCCGCGCGCGCCGGCCTGTTCTATGCGGTCATGACCCACATCGGGACCGCATTCATCATAGCGCTTTTCTTTATCCTCTACCGTTACACGGGAAGGATGGACTTCGAAGGGATGAAGGCGGGGCTCTCCGGGATCCCGGTAAGTGTGAGATCGATCATCTTTATTTTTTCCGTCATCGGTTTCGGAACCAAGTCGGGAATCATCCCGCTTCACACCTGGATCCCCCGGGCATACGCGGTGGTGCCGTCGAATATCGCCGCCATCATGTCCGGACTCATGGTAAAGATGGGCATCTACGGATTGATCCGGATCTGCATGGATGTGATGGGGCAGGGGCCTGAGTGGTGGGGGATCGCGCTCATCTGTGTCGGCGCGGTCTCGGCGATCCTCGGCATTCTCTACAGCCTGATCGAGAACGAGGTGAAGCTGTTCCTTGCTTACTCCAGCGTGGAGAACATCGGGATCATCCTGCTGGGCGTCGGCGCCGCCATGATGTTCAAGAGCAACGGATTCTACGCGTTGTCGTCGCTGGCGCTTACCGCGGCCCTTTTTCACGTGCTGAACCATGCCTTGTTTAAAAGCGTGCTTTTTCTGGGCGCGGGGTCGGTGATCACCAGCATGGGCAGGAGCAATATGGAAACCATGGGCGGTCTTTTGAAACGGATGCCGTACACCGGTTTCTTCTTTCTGGTCGGTTCACTCTCGATCTGCGCGCTTCCCCCGCTGAACGGGTTCGTGAGCGAATGGCTTACCTATCAGTCTCTGCTTCTCGGTTTTCAAGTCCCCTCGGTGACCGCGAAGATCGTGTCGCCGCTCGGCGGGGCGGCGCTCGCGCTCACCGGCGCCCTTGCCGCGGCGGGCTTCGTGAAGGCCTTTGGCATCTCATTTCTCGGCATGCCGAGGAGCGCTCAAGCAAGGGAGGCAAAGGAGACGTCGATTACGATGATACTGGGAATGGCATTGCTTGCCGTTCCGTGCCTCCTCTTCGGCATTTTTCCCGCAACCGCGATATCTCTTCTGGCTTCCGCTGTCTATGGCGTCACCGGCGCATCCACCCTTGTCTACCAGCAAGGCGTTCTTGGCATACCGCAGACATCGGCGACCCTGTCACCGGTCGCGATCCTGATCACCATGGCCGTGATGCTGCTTGCGGCGCTGCTTTTCATCAGGATCGTCGGAGGACAAAGAAAGATCGTGTATGCCGATTCATGGGACTGCGGTATCCGGGGGCTTACCTCGCGGATGCAGTACACGGCCACGGCATTCACCAAACCGCTCAGGATCATCTATAAGCGCATCTATCTTCCGAGCAGAGACCTGAAGGTGTCCTATCTCATCAAGCCTTTTTTTGTGAAGTCAATTCGGTATGGCGGCGAGATCACGCCGTTCTTCGACCGATATGTGTATGAGCCGGTCACCAGATTCATACAGATCGTTGCGGGCAACGTAAAGCTGCTGCAGTCCGGCAGTCTTCAGCTCTATCTGGGATATATTCTGATCACGCTGATTGTGTTATTGATCTTTGGAACATAG
- a CDS encoding Na+/H+ antiporter NhaA yields the protein MKERINLLREFSVPLLGGVILALAWANGAPESYDRFLHGRLLGPLSFYFLTNDIFMVFFFGIATVEITQSFLPGGDLYPVSKSVNPLLATAGGVVGPALVYLMLNQVIGAPELQRGWGIVTATDIAFAWLVARLIFGKNHPAISFLLLLAVADDGIGLAIIALFYPDPRFPIEPLCLLLTLAGMLIAYALRTRRISSYWPYILIGGVLSWAGLFMAHLHPALALVFIIPFLPHAMVEKKHLFEEDIDDRAAMAQFEHEWKIIVDFGLFLFGLANAGVGFSQVGTVTWLVLLSLLAGKTAGIFAFGSIAVLLGFPMPRGMQKKELLVVGIIAGFGFTVALFVAGVAFIDPVLQGAAKMGAMLSCVAALIAVMAAKLLKIRKAG from the coding sequence GTGAAAGAACGAATCAACCTTCTTCGTGAGTTTTCCGTCCCGCTTCTGGGCGGTGTTATCCTGGCGCTTGCCTGGGCCAATGGCGCACCGGAGAGCTACGACCGTTTCTTGCACGGCCGCTTGCTCGGTCCCCTCAGTTTTTATTTCCTGACCAATGATATTTTCATGGTCTTTTTTTTCGGCATCGCCACGGTGGAGATCACCCAGAGCTTCCTGCCGGGAGGAGACCTTTATCCCGTTAGCAAGTCGGTTAATCCGCTGCTGGCGACCGCAGGGGGGGTGGTCGGTCCAGCCCTTGTCTACCTGATGCTCAATCAGGTTATCGGCGCACCCGAACTGCAGCGCGGGTGGGGGATCGTGACGGCGACGGACATCGCCTTTGCGTGGCTGGTTGCACGGTTGATCTTTGGCAAGAACCATCCGGCAATTTCATTTTTGCTCCTGCTTGCCGTGGCCGACGACGGCATTGGCCTTGCCATTATCGCCCTCTTCTACCCTGATCCCCGATTTCCCATAGAACCACTATGTCTCTTGCTGACGCTGGCAGGAATGCTGATCGCCTATGCGCTGAGGACGCGGCGGATCAGTTCATACTGGCCTTATATCCTCATAGGTGGTGTTCTCTCCTGGGCCGGACTGTTCATGGCACATCTCCACCCGGCGCTTGCGCTGGTCTTTATCATTCCGTTCCTGCCGCACGCGATGGTTGAAAAAAAGCACCTCTTTGAGGAGGACATTGATGACCGTGCGGCCATGGCTCAGTTCGAACATGAGTGGAAGATCATCGTCGACTTCGGACTTTTCCTGTTCGGCCTCGCCAACGCGGGAGTTGGATTTTCCCAGGTCGGCACGGTCACCTGGCTGGTGTTGCTGTCGCTCCTCGCAGGAAAGACCGCGGGAATTTTCGCGTTTGGCAGTATTGCCGTTCTGCTCGGTTTTCCGATGCCCCGGGGCATGCAGAAGAAGGAGCTTCTGGTCGTGGGGATCATTGCAGGCTTCGGGTTTACCGTGGCACTGTTTGTTGCGGGGGTGGCCTTCATCGATCCGGTGCTTCAGGGCGCTGCAAAGATGGGGGCCATGCTGAGCTGCGTTGCTGCGCTGATCGCCGTGATGGCGGCGAAGTTGTTGAAGATAAGAAAAGCCGGATGA
- a CDS encoding sulfite exporter TauE/SafE family protein, which translates to MVQRYLTVSIMLLVVVAMLTAAGTVFASNDPAPIAPAAEAVVGHGDAHATATTPVSAVPESTVPWWVWPLALFITTFILGILAVLGGVGGGVLFVPIVGGFFPFNIDFVRGAGLLVALAGALAAGPGLLKRNLASLRLAIPVAVIASAAAIGGAMIGLALKPNTVNTLLGATILFIVVIMATAKKSDFPHVPKPDNLAQSLGIMGIYREESLGKDVEWTVHKTPMGLALFVVIGIMAGMFGLGAGWANVPVLNLLMGAPLKISVATSKFLLSITDTSAAWVYLNQGAVLPMIVVPSLVGIMLGSIIGVKILARSKPKAIKWMVIGLLLFAGLRSLLKGLEIWK; encoded by the coding sequence ATGGTACAGCGTTATTTGACGGTCTCTATTATGCTGCTGGTCGTTGTTGCCATGCTGACCGCGGCCGGGACGGTGTTCGCATCGAACGACCCGGCGCCCATTGCCCCCGCCGCTGAGGCGGTTGTTGGACACGGCGATGCCCATGCAACAGCGACAACCCCGGTTTCCGCAGTGCCGGAGTCGACCGTACCCTGGTGGGTATGGCCGCTGGCATTGTTCATCACGACATTCATCCTCGGCATCCTGGCGGTGCTCGGCGGTGTTGGCGGCGGCGTGCTGTTCGTGCCGATCGTGGGCGGATTTTTCCCGTTCAATATTGATTTCGTAAGAGGCGCCGGTCTTCTGGTTGCGCTCGCGGGCGCTCTTGCCGCGGGTCCGGGACTGCTGAAGAGGAACCTCGCGAGCCTCCGGCTGGCGATTCCCGTGGCGGTAATCGCGTCTGCGGCCGCGATTGGCGGCGCGATGATCGGGCTCGCGCTCAAGCCGAACACGGTGAACACACTCCTCGGCGCGACGATCCTGTTCATCGTGGTCATCATGGCAACTGCTAAAAAGTCAGATTTTCCCCATGTACCCAAGCCGGACAATCTTGCTCAGAGCCTTGGGATCATGGGTATCTACCGGGAAGAGTCGCTCGGCAAGGACGTGGAATGGACCGTTCATAAGACGCCGATGGGCCTTGCCCTGTTCGTCGTGATCGGTATCATGGCGGGCATGTTCGGTCTGGGCGCGGGTTGGGCGAACGTACCGGTGCTGAACCTGCTGATGGGCGCGCCGCTCAAGATCTCGGTGGCCACGAGCAAGTTCCTGCTCTCGATTACCGACACATCGGCTGCCTGGGTCTACCTGAATCAGGGCGCGGTCCTGCCGATGATCGTGGTGCCGTCTCTCGTGGGCATCATGCTCGGTTCGATCATAGGCGTTAAGATCCTCGCCAGGTCGAAACCCAAGGCCATCAAGTGGATGGTCATCGGTCTCCTGCTCTTCGCGGGACTCAGGTCCCTGCTCAAGGGACTTGAAATCTGGAAATAG
- the glnE gene encoding bifunctional [glutamate--ammonia ligase]-adenylyl-L-tyrosine phosphorylase/[glutamate--ammonia-ligase] adenylyltransferase, protein MSFDKHITPTAEQLSHCGVQDTAQALRNLELLGAKIGPGGFSEIVPLLLADLSRAADPDMAMNNFERFVGALADLPSFVSLCRRRHDVLRALITIFGASRFLSTFLVTIADESLMMLSDPLVLSHPTDKQQLAERLSAVVDGHPDDHTFFRMLRLFRKKEMLRIGLRDLLGRADLGETVEDLSHLAEVCLQKAYAWADAAITKRYGRPIIKKADGTLVPAGFAVIAMGKLGGRELNFSSDVDLMYVYTADGETEGVLTPGDLRTNRITNHQYFIKLAEKLSAAINEKTEDGFVFRVDMRLRPEGQRGPLAQSLGGYEIYYESWGQTWERSALLKARPVAGDEYVGREFMARIEPFVYRKYLDYSAIAEIRDMKQKINRDVLQKGRTHRDVKLGYGGIREIEFVIQALQLIYSGRDRTLREKNALKALHVLSQKGLISYQEHEVLSRAYTFLRTVEHRIQILDDLQTQTLPGDERELRTLARRIGYFGHGAEAEELLRDYAEHTKKVRGIYDDLFAFTGEEGAVEPSVKDYSALLDPETPEQEAVSLLGKLGFKDPGKAYRDLLLLREGTAFVHQTPRSRKLFNEIFPTLFQEIISSPDPDMALNHLESFLAAQGSWEAFQTLMRIDPSAGKVLIAVFANSGYLSRMLVSRPILLQNLIESRKSSGAGTCARFAKDLGDALERSTDLAEKLDALRRFKHLEEIRIGMADLLSNVPLRAVSRDLSKLAESCLSAALWLAASEVAKRYNAQGATTGLAVIGAGKLGGRELSYGSDLDILFVFTEARAAAPPDGVTVFEYFSKVAEKTISYLSTLTREGFVFRVDTRLRPTGSKGPLVQSVDAFKNYYAHQAETWELQALLRARCVAGDRVVGEIFCHGIQELLYRDVDRASVANDITSMRKKMEDEVGRENDAFYNIKQGEGGIVDIEFLVQYLQLLHGKQHQRVRVPGTYNALRALNRQGLLDTGSYQTLMQAYLFMRQLESRMRIVSNQATNELSRDPAKLIPLAQRMGYLADGATAGQMLLDDYYLMSRNVRNIFDKMLS, encoded by the coding sequence ATGTCATTTGACAAACATATAACGCCTACTGCTGAACAATTATCGCATTGTGGAGTACAGGACACGGCTCAGGCGCTCAGAAACCTTGAGCTTCTGGGCGCGAAGATCGGCCCCGGGGGATTTTCGGAGATCGTTCCGCTGCTGCTTGCCGACCTGTCCAGGGCCGCCGATCCTGACATGGCGATGAATAATTTTGAGCGCTTCGTGGGCGCGCTTGCGGACCTTCCCTCCTTTGTCTCGCTTTGTCGGAGGAGACATGACGTTCTTCGCGCGCTTATCACGATCTTCGGCGCAAGCCGGTTCCTGTCCACCTTCCTCGTTACGATCGCCGATGAAAGCCTGATGATGCTGTCCGATCCGCTTGTTCTTTCCCATCCAACCGACAAACAGCAACTGGCCGAACGGCTCTCGGCAGTGGTTGACGGTCATCCCGATGATCACACGTTCTTCCGGATGCTCCGTCTGTTCCGCAAAAAAGAGATGCTCAGGATCGGGCTGCGCGATCTGCTCGGCAGGGCGGACCTCGGGGAGACCGTGGAGGACCTGTCTCATCTGGCGGAAGTCTGTCTTCAGAAGGCTTATGCATGGGCTGATGCAGCGATCACAAAACGATATGGCAGGCCGATCATCAAAAAAGCCGATGGAACATTGGTTCCCGCCGGGTTCGCGGTCATTGCCATGGGCAAACTCGGGGGACGGGAACTGAACTTCAGCTCCGATGTCGACCTCATGTACGTCTATACCGCTGACGGTGAGACGGAGGGGGTCCTCACTCCTGGCGATCTCCGAACGAACCGGATAACGAACCACCAATATTTTATCAAGCTCGCGGAGAAACTGAGCGCGGCCATCAACGAGAAGACCGAGGATGGGTTCGTGTTTCGTGTGGACATGCGTCTCCGGCCCGAAGGACAGCGTGGTCCTCTGGCCCAGAGCCTGGGCGGGTATGAGATCTATTACGAGTCCTGGGGCCAGACCTGGGAGCGGTCGGCGTTGCTCAAGGCCAGACCGGTGGCCGGCGATGAATATGTAGGCAGGGAATTCATGGCACGTATTGAGCCCTTTGTGTACCGGAAGTATCTCGACTACAGCGCGATCGCCGAGATCCGCGACATGAAGCAGAAGATCAACCGGGATGTACTGCAGAAGGGGAGGACGCACCGCGATGTGAAACTCGGATACGGCGGCATCCGGGAGATCGAGTTCGTGATCCAGGCGCTTCAGCTCATCTATTCCGGCAGGGACCGAACGCTGCGCGAAAAGAACGCGCTCAAGGCGCTCCATGTCCTTTCGCAAAAGGGGCTCATCTCCTACCAGGAGCACGAGGTCCTTTCCCGGGCATACACGTTCCTGCGGACCGTGGAGCACCGCATCCAGATCCTCGATGATCTTCAGACCCAGACGCTTCCCGGCGATGAACGTGAACTGCGTACCCTTGCCCGGCGTATTGGTTATTTCGGCCACGGCGCAGAAGCGGAGGAGTTGCTCCGCGATTATGCAGAGCATACGAAAAAGGTAAGGGGCATCTATGACGACCTGTTCGCTTTTACGGGCGAAGAAGGGGCCGTCGAACCATCGGTCAAGGACTATTCAGCGCTGCTCGACCCTGAGACGCCCGAGCAGGAGGCGGTCTCGTTGTTGGGGAAGCTTGGTTTCAAGGACCCCGGCAAGGCGTACCGGGACCTTCTGTTGCTTCGTGAAGGCACCGCCTTTGTTCATCAAACGCCGCGAAGCCGCAAACTTTTTAACGAGATCTTTCCGACGTTGTTCCAGGAGATCATCTCTTCACCCGATCCCGACATGGCGCTGAACCATCTCGAGTCCTTTCTCGCGGCGCAGGGCTCGTGGGAAGCGTTCCAGACGCTGATGAGGATCGATCCATCGGCCGGCAAGGTGCTGATCGCGGTATTCGCCAACAGCGGGTATCTGTCGAGAATGCTGGTGAGCAGGCCGATACTCCTTCAAAACCTGATCGAGTCCCGCAAGTCATCCGGAGCCGGAACGTGTGCGAGATTTGCGAAGGACCTTGGAGACGCCCTGGAACGGTCCACGGACTTAGCAGAAAAGCTTGACGCTTTACGCCGGTTCAAACACCTGGAGGAGATACGGATCGGCATGGCGGATCTCTTGTCGAATGTGCCTTTGCGGGCGGTTTCCCGCGACCTGTCGAAGCTCGCGGAGAGCTGTCTTTCGGCCGCACTTTGGCTTGCAGCATCAGAGGTCGCAAAACGGTACAACGCGCAGGGAGCCACAACCGGCCTCGCCGTTATCGGCGCGGGCAAACTCGGCGGCAGGGAGCTTTCCTACGGTTCCGACCTCGACATTCTTTTTGTCTTCACCGAGGCGCGGGCCGCAGCCCCGCCGGATGGCGTGACCGTGTTCGAATATTTCAGCAAGGTAGCGGAAAAGACGATCTCCTATCTTTCCACGCTCACGCGCGAGGGGTTCGTGTTTCGCGTGGACACCCGGCTCCGGCCCACGGGATCCAAAGGACCGCTGGTGCAGAGCGTTGACGCGTTCAAGAACTACTACGCTCATCAGGCGGAGACCTGGGAACTCCAGGCGCTGCTGCGAGCGCGGTGCGTGGCAGGGGACCGCGTCGTCGGTGAGATATTCTGCCACGGTATCCAGGAGCTTCTGTATCGGGACGTGGACCGGGCATCAGTGGCCAATGACATCACCTCGATGCGCAAAAAGATGGAGGATGAGGTCGGGAGGGAAAACGATGCTTTCTACAATATCAAACAAGGTGAAGGGGGGATCGTGGACATCGAGTTCCTTGTCCAGTATTTACAGCTTCTTCATGGGAAGCAGCACCAACGGGTGCGTGTCCCCGGAACGTATAACGCTTTACGGGCTTTGAACAGACAAGGGCTTCTTGACACGGGATCATATCAGACCCTGATGCAGGCTTACCTTTTCATGAGACAGCTCGAAAGCAGAATGAGGATCGTCTCGAACCAGGCGACAAACGAGTTGAGCAGGGACCCCGCAAAGCTGATTCCCCTCGCACAGCGCATGGGGTACCTTGCCGACGGAGCAACAGCCGGACAGATGCTTCTCGACGATTATTACCTGATGAGCCGGAACGTGAGGAATATATTCGATAAAATGCTCAGTTAG
- a CDS encoding PaaI family thioesterase, producing MRIYIMIQLRDNQRCYVCGKENPAGLGVDFEIDKERRAISAKFTPSDIHQGYEGIVHGGILSTLLDEAMGKLTVSLGIPAVTVEITVTFKSPAAPGEELFISGRLTHEIRRLIHAEAKIERGPVLIAEATGKLLRISSESGVRSSE from the coding sequence ATGCGCATTTATATCATGATCCAACTCCGCGACAACCAGCGCTGCTACGTCTGCGGCAAAGAGAACCCCGCCGGCCTTGGCGTCGATTTTGAAATCGACAAAGAACGGCGCGCCATCAGCGCGAAATTCACGCCATCGGATATTCACCAGGGGTATGAAGGGATCGTCCATGGCGGCATCCTCTCGACCCTGCTCGATGAGGCCATGGGCAAGCTCACCGTCAGCCTCGGGATCCCGGCTGTGACCGTGGAAATAACGGTCACCTTCAAATCCCCGGCTGCTCCGGGAGAAGAACTGTTCATTTCCGGCAGGCTTACCCACGAGATCAGGCGACTGATCCATGCCGAAGCAAAGATCGAACGGGGCCCGGTCCTGATCGCGGAGGCGACGGGCAAATTACTGAGAATCAGTTCGGAGTCGGGAGTTCGTAGTTCGGAGTGA